One stretch of Emys orbicularis isolate rEmyOrb1 chromosome 7, rEmyOrb1.hap1, whole genome shotgun sequence DNA includes these proteins:
- the LOC135881021 gene encoding cytochrome P450 2H2-like isoform X2, with the protein MEPLGATTVFLVICVSSLLFLSAWRKMSGSGKLPPGPVAFPIIGNMLQLTMKNLPQHIDELSAKYGPIFTIYLGSERVVVLYGHEIVKEALIGLGDEFSGRGSMPIFEKSAKGRGILFSNGEQWKQLRRFALTNLRHFGMGKKSIEERIQEETYFLMERLRNTHGRPFDPTLFLTHALSNVICSIVFGDRFDYEDKKFVTLISLVQENDKLQRSPWTALYSFFPTLMAYIPGPHRRIFKNAQEFRRFVLERVKMHKESLDPNYPQDFIDAFLVKLEQEQKNVQSEFNVESLARSTIELFVGGTGTTSITLKYGLLILLKYPEIEEKVHEEIDRVIGQSRSPCMADRSQMPYTDAVIHEIQRFIALVPLGVPRTVTREVHLKQYVIPKGTTIFPALKSVLYDSREFPNPEQFNPGHFLDENGAFKKSDYFVPFSAGKRICVGEGLARMEFFLVLTMILQNFTLKPVVDAKDIDITPESSFMSNAPKSYQLYVLPR; encoded by the exons ATGGAACCTCTGGGAGCAACAACTGTTTTCCTGGTGATTTGTGTCTCTTCCCTTCTTTTCCTTTCGGCATGGAGAAAGATGTCTGGAAGTGGGAAGCTGCCTCCTGGGCCTGTTGCTTTCCCCATCATAGGGAACATGCTGCAGCTGACTATGAAGAACTTGCCCCAACATATAGATGAG CTCAGTGCAAAGTATGGCCCAATTTTCACAATATACTTAGGCTCAGAACGGGTTGTGGTGCTGTATGGACATGAGATTGTGAAGGAAGCTCTGATCGGTCTCGGGGACGAGTTCAGTGGAAGAGGAAGTATGCCGATATTTGAAAAATCTGCCAAGGGAAGAG GTATTCTTTTCAGCAatggggagcagtggaagcagctCCGTCGATTTGCCCTCACTAATCTGAGACATTttgggatggggaagaaaagCATTGAGGAACGTATCCAGGAGGAAACTTATTTTCTGATGGAAAGGCTCAGAAACACACACG GGCGGCCCTTTGACCCCACCCTCTTCCTCACCCATGCACTCTCCAATGTCATCTGCTCCATCGTCTTTGGGGACCGGTTTGACTATGAAGATAAGAAGTTTGTTACTTTAATTAGTCTTGTACAGGAAAATGACAAGCTCCAGCGCTCTCCTTGGACAGCG CTGTACTCTTTTTTCCCAACTCTCATGGCTTACATCCCTGGGCCTCACCGGAGGATATTTAAAAATGCTCAGGAGTTCAGAAGATTTGTTCTGGAGAGAGTGAAGATGCACAAAGAGTCTCTGGATCCCAACTACCCTCAAGACTTTATCGATGCTTTCCTcgtcaaactggaacag GAGCAAAAGAATGTCCAGTCAGAATTTAATGTGGAAAGTTTGGCACGAAGCACAATAGAGTTATTTGTCGGTGGAACAGGGACAACCAGCATCACTCTGAAATATGGACTCCTGATTCTTCTGAAATACCCAGAAATAGAAG AGAAAGTTCACGAAGAGATTGACCGTGTGATTGGCCAAAGTCGAAGCCCCTGCATGGCGGATCGAAGCCAGATGCCCTACACAGATGCTGTGATACATGAAATCCAGAGATTCATCGCTCTTGTCCCATTAGGTGTCCCACGTACTGTGACTAGAGAAGTTCATCTCAAACAGTATGTTATTCCCAAG GGGACAACAATATTCcctgcactgaagtcagttcTATATGACAGCAGGGAATTTCCAAACCCAGAGCAATTTAACCCGGGACATTTCTTGGATGAAAATGGTGCCTTTAAGAAGAGTGACTACTTCGTGCCTTTTTCTGCAG GGAAACGGATTTGCGTGGGAGAGGGTCTGGCTCGGATGGAGTTCTTCTTGGTACTGACCATGATTTTGCAGAACTTTACCTTGAAACCTGTCGTTGACGCCAAAGACATTGATATAACTCCCGAGTCAAGCTTCATGTCAAATGCACCAAAATCATACCAGCTCTATGTTCTTCCTCGATAA
- the LOC135881021 gene encoding cytochrome P450 2H2-like isoform X1 — protein MEPLGATTVFLVICVSSLLFLSAWRKMSGSGKLPPGPVAFPIIGNMLQLTMKNLPQHIDELSAKYGPIFTIYLGSERVVVLYGHEIVKEALIGLGDEFSGRGSMPIFEKSAKGRGILFSNGEQWKQLRRFALTNLRHFGMGKKSIEERIQEETYFLMERLRNTHGRPFDPTLFLTHALSNVICSIVFGDRFDYEDKKFVTLISLVQENDKLQRSPWTAVCSGLYSFFPTLMAYIPGPHRRIFKNAQEFRRFVLERVKMHKESLDPNYPQDFIDAFLVKLEQEQKNVQSEFNVESLARSTIELFVGGTGTTSITLKYGLLILLKYPEIEEKVHEEIDRVIGQSRSPCMADRSQMPYTDAVIHEIQRFIALVPLGVPRTVTREVHLKQYVIPKGTTIFPALKSVLYDSREFPNPEQFNPGHFLDENGAFKKSDYFVPFSAGKRICVGEGLARMEFFLVLTMILQNFTLKPVVDAKDIDITPESSFMSNAPKSYQLYVLPR, from the exons ATGGAACCTCTGGGAGCAACAACTGTTTTCCTGGTGATTTGTGTCTCTTCCCTTCTTTTCCTTTCGGCATGGAGAAAGATGTCTGGAAGTGGGAAGCTGCCTCCTGGGCCTGTTGCTTTCCCCATCATAGGGAACATGCTGCAGCTGACTATGAAGAACTTGCCCCAACATATAGATGAG CTCAGTGCAAAGTATGGCCCAATTTTCACAATATACTTAGGCTCAGAACGGGTTGTGGTGCTGTATGGACATGAGATTGTGAAGGAAGCTCTGATCGGTCTCGGGGACGAGTTCAGTGGAAGAGGAAGTATGCCGATATTTGAAAAATCTGCCAAGGGAAGAG GTATTCTTTTCAGCAatggggagcagtggaagcagctCCGTCGATTTGCCCTCACTAATCTGAGACATTttgggatggggaagaaaagCATTGAGGAACGTATCCAGGAGGAAACTTATTTTCTGATGGAAAGGCTCAGAAACACACACG GGCGGCCCTTTGACCCCACCCTCTTCCTCACCCATGCACTCTCCAATGTCATCTGCTCCATCGTCTTTGGGGACCGGTTTGACTATGAAGATAAGAAGTTTGTTACTTTAATTAGTCTTGTACAGGAAAATGACAAGCTCCAGCGCTCTCCTTGGACAGCGGTATGTTCAGGG CTGTACTCTTTTTTCCCAACTCTCATGGCTTACATCCCTGGGCCTCACCGGAGGATATTTAAAAATGCTCAGGAGTTCAGAAGATTTGTTCTGGAGAGAGTGAAGATGCACAAAGAGTCTCTGGATCCCAACTACCCTCAAGACTTTATCGATGCTTTCCTcgtcaaactggaacag GAGCAAAAGAATGTCCAGTCAGAATTTAATGTGGAAAGTTTGGCACGAAGCACAATAGAGTTATTTGTCGGTGGAACAGGGACAACCAGCATCACTCTGAAATATGGACTCCTGATTCTTCTGAAATACCCAGAAATAGAAG AGAAAGTTCACGAAGAGATTGACCGTGTGATTGGCCAAAGTCGAAGCCCCTGCATGGCGGATCGAAGCCAGATGCCCTACACAGATGCTGTGATACATGAAATCCAGAGATTCATCGCTCTTGTCCCATTAGGTGTCCCACGTACTGTGACTAGAGAAGTTCATCTCAAACAGTATGTTATTCCCAAG GGGACAACAATATTCcctgcactgaagtcagttcTATATGACAGCAGGGAATTTCCAAACCCAGAGCAATTTAACCCGGGACATTTCTTGGATGAAAATGGTGCCTTTAAGAAGAGTGACTACTTCGTGCCTTTTTCTGCAG GGAAACGGATTTGCGTGGGAGAGGGTCTGGCTCGGATGGAGTTCTTCTTGGTACTGACCATGATTTTGCAGAACTTTACCTTGAAACCTGTCGTTGACGCCAAAGACATTGATATAACTCCCGAGTCAAGCTTCATGTCAAATGCACCAAAATCATACCAGCTCTATGTTCTTCCTCGATAA
- the LOC135881021 gene encoding cytochrome P450 2H1-like isoform X3 — protein MEPLGATTVFLVICVSSLLFLSAWRKMSGSGKLPPGPVAFPIIGNMLQLTMKNLPQHIDELSAKYGPIFTIYLGSERVVVLYGHEIVKEALIGLGDEFSGRGSMPIFEKSAKGRGILFSNGEQWKQLRRFALTNLRHFGMGKKSIEERIQEETYFLMERLRNTHGRPFDPTLFLTHALSNVICSIVFGDRFDYEDKKFVTLISLVQENDKLQRSPWTAEQKNVQSEFNVESLARSTIELFVGGTGTTSITLKYGLLILLKYPEIEEKVHEEIDRVIGQSRSPCMADRSQMPYTDAVIHEIQRFIALVPLGVPRTVTREVHLKQYVIPKGTTIFPALKSVLYDSREFPNPEQFNPGHFLDENGAFKKSDYFVPFSAGKRICVGEGLARMEFFLVLTMILQNFTLKPVVDAKDIDITPESSFMSNAPKSYQLYVLPR, from the exons ATGGAACCTCTGGGAGCAACAACTGTTTTCCTGGTGATTTGTGTCTCTTCCCTTCTTTTCCTTTCGGCATGGAGAAAGATGTCTGGAAGTGGGAAGCTGCCTCCTGGGCCTGTTGCTTTCCCCATCATAGGGAACATGCTGCAGCTGACTATGAAGAACTTGCCCCAACATATAGATGAG CTCAGTGCAAAGTATGGCCCAATTTTCACAATATACTTAGGCTCAGAACGGGTTGTGGTGCTGTATGGACATGAGATTGTGAAGGAAGCTCTGATCGGTCTCGGGGACGAGTTCAGTGGAAGAGGAAGTATGCCGATATTTGAAAAATCTGCCAAGGGAAGAG GTATTCTTTTCAGCAatggggagcagtggaagcagctCCGTCGATTTGCCCTCACTAATCTGAGACATTttgggatggggaagaaaagCATTGAGGAACGTATCCAGGAGGAAACTTATTTTCTGATGGAAAGGCTCAGAAACACACACG GGCGGCCCTTTGACCCCACCCTCTTCCTCACCCATGCACTCTCCAATGTCATCTGCTCCATCGTCTTTGGGGACCGGTTTGACTATGAAGATAAGAAGTTTGTTACTTTAATTAGTCTTGTACAGGAAAATGACAAGCTCCAGCGCTCTCCTTGGACAGCG GAGCAAAAGAATGTCCAGTCAGAATTTAATGTGGAAAGTTTGGCACGAAGCACAATAGAGTTATTTGTCGGTGGAACAGGGACAACCAGCATCACTCTGAAATATGGACTCCTGATTCTTCTGAAATACCCAGAAATAGAAG AGAAAGTTCACGAAGAGATTGACCGTGTGATTGGCCAAAGTCGAAGCCCCTGCATGGCGGATCGAAGCCAGATGCCCTACACAGATGCTGTGATACATGAAATCCAGAGATTCATCGCTCTTGTCCCATTAGGTGTCCCACGTACTGTGACTAGAGAAGTTCATCTCAAACAGTATGTTATTCCCAAG GGGACAACAATATTCcctgcactgaagtcagttcTATATGACAGCAGGGAATTTCCAAACCCAGAGCAATTTAACCCGGGACATTTCTTGGATGAAAATGGTGCCTTTAAGAAGAGTGACTACTTCGTGCCTTTTTCTGCAG GGAAACGGATTTGCGTGGGAGAGGGTCTGGCTCGGATGGAGTTCTTCTTGGTACTGACCATGATTTTGCAGAACTTTACCTTGAAACCTGTCGTTGACGCCAAAGACATTGATATAACTCCCGAGTCAAGCTTCATGTCAAATGCACCAAAATCATACCAGCTCTATGTTCTTCCTCGATAA